The following are from one region of the Plutella xylostella chromosome 21, ilPluXylo3.1, whole genome shotgun sequence genome:
- the LOC119693226 gene encoding uncharacterized protein LOC119693226, with amino-acid sequence MSDSIFVFGEIFRATRKQDVISALPLELSWRIFSYLDSYSLRKVTLISNLWKNIILSNKKLQDRLNIFDLAVTLGSDKLAKFHRRNQRKLKKFKKNKNFIPIMETDAVSTQTTTIPRSKRRGDTLVVSTKRYKIF; translated from the exons ATGTCCGACtccatttttgtttttggtgAAATATTCCGGGCAACGAGAAAGCAAGACGTCATATCTGCACTTCCACTGGAACTTTCTTGGAGAATTTTCTC GTATTTGGACTCATATTCACTCCGCAAAGTAACACTAATCAGTAATCTGtggaaaaacataattttgtcCAACAAAAAATTGCAAGACCGActgaatatttttgatttagCTGTTACACTTGGCTCGGATAAACTGGCGAAATTCCACAGAAGAAACCAGCGTAAACTCAAGAAGTTTAAGAAgaacaaaaactttattccTATAATGGAAACCGATG CGGTATCGACGCAGACCACAACTATTCCGCGGTCAAAGCGGCGCGGGGATACATTAGTGGTCAGCACAAAgcgttataaaatattttaa
- the LOC105394734 gene encoding acyl-coenzyme A thioesterase 13 produces the protein MASSSRGLRLIKAIEIYTKSRPNQWDTSTVFNKVKILSANEGQLRASFTVDSSMCNPLDTLHGGYVSTVVDVLSMFGQMSHAQGKIAWTTNMNVVYLNAAFKGDQLIVSTVPLTMGRTLSMETTLVNERSGAVVAKGTTMFLQGGDKFQTGAKDILGFDVYEN, from the exons atgGCTTCGAGTTCCCGTGGATTACGCTTGATAAAAGCAATAGAAATCTACACTAAGTCAAGACCAAACCAATGGGATACCAGCACAGTATTCAATAAG GTGAAAATCCTGTCAGCCAATGAGGGTCAACTCCGCGCTTCGTTCACAGTAGACTCGTCAATGTGCAACCCACTGGACACCCTCCATGGGGGGTACGTGTCCACGGTGGTGGACGTGCTGTCCATGTTTGGACAGATGAGCCATGCCCAGGGGAAGATAGCCTGGACTACCAACATGAATGTTGT CTACCTCAACGCAGCATTCAAAGGGGACCAGTTAATAGTCTCAACTGTCCCTCTGACCATGGGCAGGACGCTCAGCATGGAAACCACTCTGGTCAACGAAAGATCCGGGGCGGTCGTGGCTAAAGGCACCACGATGTTCCTGCAAGGAGGTGATAAGTTCCAGACAGGAGCTAAGGATATATTAGGGTTCGATGTTTATGAGAACTAG